A stretch of Spirosoma oryzicola DNA encodes these proteins:
- a CDS encoding GDSL-type esterase/lipase family protein, whose translation MLKITLLATLLFSLVWSQAHRFEAEIQAFEKQDKQSPPPAQPILFTGSSSVRLWPNLQQYFPDKVVLNRGFGGSELSDVRFFADRVILPYKPKQIVLYAGENDIATGKLSAQQTYDNFVDLFQYVRQKLPNVPFVYIAIKLSPSRRQYWPVVNEANKLISQFLAKQSDATFVDIRPSMLGSNKQPLPALFKSDSLHMTDAGYQRWAPVLQPYLK comes from the coding sequence ATGCTAAAAATCACTTTGTTAGCGACATTGCTCTTTTCGTTGGTATGGTCCCAGGCGCACCGGTTTGAGGCCGAGATCCAGGCGTTTGAAAAACAGGATAAGCAAAGTCCGCCACCCGCGCAACCGATTCTGTTTACGGGCAGCTCATCCGTTCGGTTGTGGCCTAACCTGCAACAGTATTTTCCCGACAAAGTAGTCTTGAACCGGGGGTTCGGCGGCTCGGAACTAAGCGACGTACGCTTTTTTGCCGACCGCGTTATTCTCCCCTACAAGCCGAAACAAATCGTCCTGTACGCTGGCGAAAACGATATTGCAACCGGAAAGCTGAGCGCCCAACAGACCTACGACAATTTCGTTGATCTGTTTCAATACGTGCGTCAGAAACTGCCCAACGTACCTTTCGTTTACATCGCCATCAAGCTCAGCCCGTCCCGGCGACAATACTGGCCGGTCGTGAACGAAGCGAATAAGCTCATTAGCCAGTTTTTAGCGAAACAGTCCGACGCGACGTTCGTTGATATTCGGCCATCGATGCTGGGTTCAAACAAGCAACCGCTCCCTGCTTTGTTTAAATCAGATAGCCTACACATGACCGATGCAGGCTACCAGCGATGGGCACCGGTGTTGCAACCGTACCTAAAGTAA
- a CDS encoding FG-GAP-like repeat-containing protein, which yields MKKLFTLCFFVIPLLDYAQSAGKFGFQYDQRPTVSIDGRALLNPWAGGLNATQYATMRLNTDNRDDLVVFDRSTNKISTFVAIDNPVGSGIAWQHAPDYEKAFPSINGWLAVVDYDGDGRNDLFLPGPTGNIMVYHNDSQNGQLSFSMAVGSLMTVGFGGKQNLFVAPTDLPAITDFDDDGDIDILAFDGTGNLITYQQNMSVERTGKKDGLDYKRADCQVWGHFIKEYCNDFTFGVTCDGMVGMKKVGPLVNAAKPSGAKPMHSGNTLSVLDANGDGKKDLLFGFVSCENIAVLHNAGPNNENASFTSFDSLFPVQNSIKFPAYAATYWQDVDGDGVKDLLASTYSDFNENRAFDFRASGWFYKNTGTNQKPDFKLVQKDFLQSDMLDLGENAAPALADLDGDGDVDLLVGYSGVRSGTNYRAGLWQFENKGTTQNPAFSLVTTDYLGLTQGLGWSDVVPSFTDVDGNGSIDLVLTGTAASGLEIRVFFNTAPKGAAAQYSLAGATKWANPDGRVQPGELITVTDVDHDGKPDLLIGKNEGTINYLRNTGTATNPVFQLQNQTFGGFTNNNSYYDRARSLVVADLNGDQKNEIIAASNNGRVRIYQFPDRPDQSLTLIDSLPALGLPGTRLIAAAADLDGDQLPDLMLGSVAGGLRYLKNTSQKVVITGVPEESTGPWAFPNPTDRFLTVKPAFSGRLELVSLSGQGMLPVQDVQSDAETVLDLSALPDGTYLLRLSADNRPAQVQKVVVWK from the coding sequence ATGAAAAAGCTGTTTACGCTTTGTTTTTTCGTTATTCCGCTTCTCGACTACGCTCAGTCGGCGGGTAAGTTCGGTTTTCAGTATGATCAGCGACCCACCGTTAGCATCGACGGGCGGGCGTTACTCAACCCGTGGGCGGGCGGCCTGAACGCAACGCAGTACGCAACCATGCGCCTGAATACCGATAACCGCGATGATCTCGTGGTCTTTGATCGGTCAACCAATAAAATCAGCACATTCGTCGCTATTGATAACCCCGTGGGAAGCGGAATTGCCTGGCAGCACGCTCCGGATTACGAGAAAGCGTTTCCGAGTATCAACGGCTGGCTGGCGGTTGTCGATTACGACGGTGATGGCCGTAACGATTTGTTCTTACCTGGTCCTACGGGCAATATCATGGTGTATCACAATGATTCCCAGAATGGGCAGCTATCGTTCAGTATGGCGGTTGGTTCACTGATGACCGTCGGATTTGGTGGTAAACAGAATTTGTTCGTAGCACCGACCGACTTGCCCGCCATTACCGACTTCGACGATGATGGCGACATTGACATACTGGCCTTTGATGGGACGGGCAATCTGATCACGTATCAGCAGAACATGAGCGTCGAACGGACGGGTAAAAAAGACGGTCTGGACTACAAACGAGCTGATTGTCAGGTGTGGGGTCACTTTATTAAAGAGTACTGCAATGACTTTACATTTGGGGTCACCTGCGATGGAATGGTTGGCATGAAGAAAGTCGGTCCGTTGGTGAATGCGGCCAAACCGAGTGGCGCTAAACCAATGCACTCCGGCAATACGCTTTCGGTACTGGATGCCAATGGCGACGGCAAAAAAGACTTGCTGTTTGGCTTCGTTTCCTGCGAGAACATTGCCGTGTTACACAACGCGGGGCCCAACAATGAAAATGCCTCGTTCACGTCGTTCGATAGTTTGTTTCCAGTGCAGAATTCCATCAAGTTTCCTGCCTACGCGGCTACGTACTGGCAGGACGTTGACGGGGATGGTGTTAAGGATCTGTTAGCCTCAACGTACTCGGATTTCAACGAAAACCGAGCGTTTGACTTTCGAGCGTCGGGTTGGTTTTATAAGAACACAGGGACAAACCAGAAGCCTGATTTCAAGCTGGTTCAGAAAGATTTTCTGCAAAGCGATATGCTGGATCTGGGCGAAAATGCCGCTCCGGCCCTGGCTGATCTGGATGGTGACGGTGATGTTGATCTGCTGGTCGGCTACAGTGGGGTTCGTAGTGGAACGAACTACCGCGCCGGACTCTGGCAGTTTGAGAACAAAGGAACGACGCAGAATCCGGCTTTCTCGCTCGTCACGACGGATTACCTCGGACTGACGCAGGGGCTGGGGTGGAGCGACGTGGTGCCGTCGTTCACGGACGTTGACGGAAACGGAAGCATAGATCTGGTCCTGACCGGAACAGCTGCCAGCGGCCTTGAAATTCGTGTATTCTTCAACACCGCTCCGAAAGGGGCAGCCGCTCAGTATAGCCTGGCAGGTGCCACCAAATGGGCTAACCCAGACGGACGGGTTCAGCCGGGTGAACTCATCACCGTGACGGACGTTGACCATGACGGCAAGCCCGACTTACTGATCGGTAAAAACGAAGGAACGATCAATTACCTACGCAATACAGGAACAGCTACCAATCCAGTTTTCCAATTGCAAAATCAAACGTTCGGCGGATTTACCAACAACAATTCGTATTACGACCGGGCCCGTTCGCTCGTGGTCGCTGATCTGAACGGTGATCAGAAAAACGAAATCATTGCCGCTTCCAACAATGGTCGCGTTCGCATTTATCAATTCCCCGACAGACCTGACCAGTCTCTGACCCTGATCGACTCATTACCCGCCCTGGGTTTGCCCGGCACACGGTTGATAGCGGCAGCGGCTGATCTGGACGGTGATCAGTTACCGGACCTGATGCTGGGAAGCGTGGCTGGCGGGCTGCGATACCTGAAAAATACATCGCAGAAAGTTGTTATCACGGGCGTACCGGAAGAGTCGACTGGCCCCTGGGCGTTTCCTAATCCAACGGATCGTTTCCTGACCGTGAAACCGGCGTTTTCGGGTCGGCTTGAACTGGTTTCCTTGTCAGGGCAGGGCATGCTACCGGTTCAGGACGTTCAATCGGATGCCGAAACGGTGCTCGATCTGAGCGCTTTACCCGATGGAACCTACCTGTTGCGCCTATCGGCTGACAACCGGCCCGCCCAGGTGCAGAAGGTTGTTGTGTGGAAGTAG
- a CDS encoding PQQ-binding-like beta-propeller repeat protein, with protein MKAHLLLLCFFTFTLSFAQPIRFAFVTDTHVGAPETAAEDLQRTVNDINALPDLDFVVVTGDVTDFGTEQELTTAKRILDGLNKKWYVFPGNHDTKWSENGCNSFRKIFGSERFSFDFGKYRFIGCGSGPNMRMSPGLVAREDVLWLRSEVEKLRNSDRPVIFMNHYPLDEGLANWYLLIDDLKKINIQATLCGHGHANQAMDAEGIPATMGRSNLRAKDPVGGYNLVTIQNDTLSFAARTPTVGSIEGQTAPAWRIIPLQNHYFDKESKPYPRPSYQVNEQYKNVRSVWEKQDSSDIGAGIIADQTVAIYPNTNGQIVALSLTDGSVKWRFATGGKVYSTPMMQKNRLVVASSDGTIYCLSKHDGTLRWKVETKKPIVASPLIDGKVVYIGSSEGKFRALSLKDGSEKWSFDGIKGFVESVPIADKHTVYVGSWGSTLYALDKKTGQLTWTWTNGKSRNFSPAAGTPLLSNGRIFLQTPDRTVTAIDAKTGKEVWKTNQHKGFEASGLSADQLHIYVKCMNDTLWALSTQSDSPQPAWFVNCKYGYEISPSSVVERDGIIYVPTDDGVLYAINRRTRQVEGVHKLSNAMMNRVFPLRNREVLVTTMDGKIARLQLADNQP; from the coding sequence ATGAAAGCCCACTTACTACTTCTTTGCTTCTTCACTTTTACTCTTTCCTTCGCTCAGCCCATTCGATTTGCGTTCGTGACGGATACGCACGTAGGAGCGCCCGAAACAGCCGCCGAAGATCTGCAACGAACCGTCAACGACATTAACGCGCTTCCCGACCTTGATTTTGTCGTTGTAACCGGCGACGTAACGGACTTTGGAACCGAGCAGGAACTGACTACCGCCAAGCGCATTCTGGACGGGCTGAACAAGAAGTGGTACGTTTTTCCGGGTAATCATGACACAAAATGGTCGGAAAACGGATGCAATAGTTTTCGGAAAATTTTCGGCAGCGAGCGATTCTCCTTCGATTTTGGCAAGTACCGGTTCATTGGCTGCGGCAGTGGCCCCAATATGCGCATGTCGCCGGGGCTGGTGGCCCGCGAAGACGTTCTGTGGCTACGCTCAGAAGTCGAAAAACTAAGAAACTCGGATCGACCAGTCATTTTCATGAATCACTACCCACTCGATGAGGGTTTGGCAAACTGGTACCTACTCATCGACGATCTGAAAAAAATCAACATTCAGGCTACGTTGTGTGGCCACGGCCACGCGAATCAGGCAATGGATGCCGAAGGGATTCCAGCCACAATGGGTCGCTCCAACCTGCGCGCGAAAGATCCGGTCGGTGGTTACAACCTGGTTACGATCCAGAACGACACGCTGTCTTTTGCCGCCCGGACACCCACGGTCGGTTCAATCGAAGGGCAAACAGCCCCCGCTTGGCGAATAATTCCCTTGCAGAATCATTACTTCGATAAAGAATCGAAGCCGTATCCGAGACCGTCGTACCAAGTCAATGAGCAGTACAAAAACGTGCGGTCCGTTTGGGAGAAGCAAGACAGCAGCGACATCGGAGCCGGTATCATCGCTGATCAGACAGTAGCGATCTACCCCAACACCAATGGTCAGATCGTTGCCTTATCCCTGACCGACGGATCGGTGAAATGGCGGTTCGCGACGGGAGGAAAAGTGTATTCTACGCCCATGATGCAAAAAAACCGGTTAGTTGTTGCGTCAAGCGACGGTACGATTTACTGCCTCAGCAAGCATGACGGAACCCTTCGCTGGAAAGTTGAAACGAAGAAACCCATCGTTGCAAGCCCGCTCATTGATGGAAAGGTCGTCTATATCGGCAGTTCAGAGGGCAAATTCAGAGCCTTATCCCTGAAAGATGGCTCAGAAAAATGGTCGTTTGACGGCATTAAAGGTTTTGTCGAATCCGTGCCCATTGCCGATAAGCACACCGTTTATGTTGGCTCTTGGGGCTCCACACTTTACGCCCTCGACAAGAAAACGGGCCAGCTTACCTGGACCTGGACGAATGGCAAAAGCCGCAATTTTTCGCCAGCCGCTGGCACACCGCTTCTTAGCAACGGACGAATTTTCCTTCAAACACCCGACCGCACCGTTACTGCTATCGACGCAAAAACGGGTAAAGAGGTGTGGAAGACCAACCAGCATAAAGGATTCGAAGCCAGTGGTTTATCGGCGGATCAATTGCATATCTACGTCAAGTGCATGAACGACACTCTTTGGGCGTTGTCAACGCAATCCGACAGTCCGCAACCGGCCTGGTTCGTGAATTGTAAGTACGGTTACGAGATTAGTCCATCATCTGTTGTCGAACGCGATGGCATTATCTACGTCCCAACCGACGACGGTGTCCTGTACGCGATCAATCGCCGAACACGTCAGGTAGAAGGGGTGCATAAGCTATCCAATGCCATGATGAACCGCGTGTTTCCGCTCAGAAACCGCGAGGTGCTAGTAACAACCATGGATGGCAAAATAGCGCGTCTTCAACTTGCTGATAACCAACCATAA
- a CDS encoding heavy-metal-associated domain-containing protein, with protein sequence METVKFKTNIKCGGCIATVTPFLNEAVGEGNWQVDVQDPNKILTADTTSATATQIKQAIEKAGYKAEPLN encoded by the coding sequence ATGGAAACTGTAAAATTCAAAACGAATATTAAATGTGGTGGCTGCATTGCTACCGTTACGCCTTTTCTGAACGAAGCCGTCGGCGAAGGTAACTGGCAGGTGGATGTCCAGGACCCCAACAAGATTCTAACGGCTGACACTACGTCGGCTACGGCTACGCAAATCAAGCAGGCTATCGAGAAAGCAGGCTATAAAGCAGAGCCCCTGAATTGA
- a CDS encoding MarR family winged helix-turn-helix transcriptional regulator codes for MDFMAEMAELALASRLRRLSDTYWQAVTATYRQSGVDFDVRWATIFVLIARQGPVAITEIAGRLGITHPAVIQVTNELEKRNLIVSTKSEQDGRKRFLSLSEAGQAMLPKLQPLWDAFITVNQQMIAQQTHNLLLSLQEMEAQLAERNFFDRVQDQLTTKKSE; via the coding sequence ATGGATTTTATGGCCGAAATGGCCGAGCTGGCTCTGGCGAGTCGGCTTCGGCGCTTAAGTGATACCTACTGGCAAGCCGTAACGGCAACGTATCGGCAATCGGGGGTTGACTTCGATGTGCGCTGGGCGACAATTTTTGTGCTCATCGCGCGGCAGGGGCCGGTGGCTATCACCGAAATCGCTGGTCGGCTGGGTATTACGCACCCGGCTGTCATTCAGGTGACCAACGAACTGGAAAAGCGGAACCTGATCGTATCAACGAAGTCGGAGCAGGATGGCCGAAAGCGGTTCCTGTCTTTGAGCGAAGCCGGTCAGGCGATGTTACCCAAATTACAACCGCTGTGGGATGCGTTCATTACGGTTAATCAACAGATGATCGCGCAACAGACTCATAACTTACTGCTATCGCTTCAGGAAATGGAAGCACAGCTGGCGGAGCGCAACTTCTTCGACCGGGTTCAAGATCAATTAACAACTAAAAAGTCCGAATAA
- a CDS encoding GNAT family N-acetyltransferase, which yields MNNVSIIPYSPNYQPDFKRLNIQWIETYFRVEPHDLEQLDHPETYILPNNGQIFFAKVDEHIMGCVAMVNTSEPEGSVLSFELAKMAVAPEAQGKGVGRLLCRAAIDYACQLGVKTIWLESNRILTPALTMYASVGFREVPSVPTPYARADIRMEMSLL from the coding sequence ATGAACAACGTGTCTATCATTCCTTACTCACCAAACTATCAACCTGATTTCAAGCGGCTGAATATACAGTGGATCGAAACCTATTTCCGCGTTGAACCACACGATCTCGAACAGTTGGATCACCCCGAAACGTACATTCTTCCGAACAACGGCCAGATTTTTTTCGCCAAAGTGGATGAGCACATCATGGGTTGCGTGGCGATGGTTAACACAAGCGAGCCGGAAGGAAGCGTCCTAAGTTTTGAACTGGCTAAAATGGCCGTAGCGCCTGAAGCACAAGGGAAAGGGGTAGGCCGATTACTTTGTCGGGCGGCTATTGATTACGCTTGCCAGCTAGGCGTTAAGACAATCTGGCTTGAATCAAACCGGATACTGACGCCTGCCTTAACGATGTATGCAAGCGTCGGTTTCCGGGAAGTACCCAGCGTGCCAACGCCATACGCCCGCGCTGACATTCGGATGGAAATGAGTTTACTTTAG
- the ahcY gene encoding adenosylhomocysteinase, which translates to MQTSTYVPYKVKDIALAEWGRKEIKLAEAEMPGLMALRTEFGPSKPLKGARVAGCLHMTIQTAVLIETLVELGADVTWSSCNIFSTQDHAAAAIAAAGIPVYAWKGMNEEEFNWCIEQTLFFGEDRQPLNMILDDGGDLTNMVFDVYPELIQGIKGLSEETTTGVHRLYERMKNGTLHLPAINVNDSVTKSKFDNKYGCRESLVDAIRRATDLMLAGKVAVVAGYGDVGKGSAESLRGAGCRVLVTEIDPICALQAAMDGYEVVPMDEAATRANIFVTATGNVNIIKERHFKLMRDKAVVCNIGHFDNEIDMAWLNEAYGHTKSQIKPQVDMYEIDGKEIIVLAEGRLVNLGCAMGHPSFVMSCSFSNQTLAQLELWANSDKYENKVYVLPKKLDEKVAALHLAHVGAKLEPLEQEQADYIGVAVDGPFKSEMYRY; encoded by the coding sequence ATGCAAACTTCCACGTACGTACCTTACAAAGTTAAGGACATCGCACTGGCCGAGTGGGGCCGTAAAGAAATCAAACTGGCTGAAGCTGAAATGCCAGGGCTGATGGCCCTTCGCACCGAGTTCGGTCCGTCGAAGCCACTCAAAGGTGCCCGTGTTGCCGGGTGTCTGCACATGACGATTCAAACAGCGGTACTGATCGAAACCCTGGTTGAACTGGGAGCCGACGTAACCTGGTCGTCCTGCAACATTTTCTCGACGCAGGATCACGCAGCAGCCGCTATCGCAGCCGCTGGCATTCCGGTTTACGCGTGGAAAGGCATGAACGAAGAAGAGTTCAACTGGTGCATCGAGCAGACGTTGTTCTTCGGTGAAGATCGTCAGCCGCTCAACATGATTCTGGACGATGGTGGCGACCTGACCAACATGGTTTTCGACGTGTATCCCGAGCTGATTCAGGGCATCAAAGGCTTGTCGGAAGAAACGACAACGGGCGTTCACCGCTTGTACGAGCGGATGAAAAACGGTACGCTTCACTTGCCTGCAATCAACGTAAACGATTCCGTAACGAAGTCGAAATTTGACAATAAATACGGCTGCCGTGAGTCGCTGGTGGACGCAATCCGCCGGGCGACTGACCTGATGCTGGCTGGTAAAGTAGCTGTTGTAGCAGGTTATGGTGACGTAGGTAAAGGTTCGGCAGAATCGCTGCGTGGTGCCGGTTGCCGGGTATTGGTGACCGAAATCGACCCAATCTGCGCCCTACAGGCAGCGATGGACGGTTACGAAGTTGTTCCGATGGACGAAGCTGCTACCCGCGCGAACATTTTCGTAACGGCGACCGGTAACGTTAATATCATCAAAGAGCGCCACTTCAAACTGATGCGCGACAAAGCGGTCGTTTGCAACATCGGTCACTTCGACAACGAAATTGACATGGCGTGGTTGAACGAAGCGTATGGCCACACCAAGAGCCAGATCAAACCGCAGGTTGACATGTACGAAATCGACGGTAAAGAAATCATCGTATTAGCCGAAGGTCGCCTGGTGAACCTGGGTTGCGCGATGGGTCACCCTAGCTTCGTGATGTCGTGCTCGTTCTCGAATCAGACGCTGGCTCAGTTGGAACTGTGGGCGAACTCCGACAAGTACGAGAACAAAGTGTATGTGCTGCCGAAGAAACTCGACGAGAAAGTAGCGGCTCTGCACCTGGCCCACGTTGGCGCGAAACTCGAACCACTGGAGCAGGAGCAAGCGGATTATATCGGTGTAGCTGTCGATGGCCCGTTCAAATCGGAAATGTACCGTTACTAG
- a CDS encoding heavy metal translocating P-type ATPase, translating into MTCAACAVSVESTLKNTPGVSDASVNYANQSASVQFNPKVVTPEGLQTALRSVGYDMVVDAEDPQQVQQEAQQKSYEVLKKRTIWAVLLSIPIVLIGMFFMDLVPFGNYIMMALAAPVVFGLGRTYFVNAWKQARHGKANMDTLVALSTGIAFLFSAFTTIYPQFWLNRGQHLHVYFEAAAVIIAFISLGKLLEERAKSNTSSAIKKLMGLQPETVRLIDGDTERDIPIGNVRVGDRLLVRPGERIPVDGMVQSGASFIDESMISGEPMPVEKTADAPVFAGTINQKGSFLFRADKVGSDTVLARIIRTVQEAQGSKAPVQRLVDKIAGIFVPVVLGIALLTFASWLLLGGDNALTTALLTSVTVLIIACPCALGLATPTAIMVGVGKGAENNILIKDAESLELGYRVNAVVLDKTGTITEGKPVVTDLHWLVSEGEQKRLASILYALEGQSEHPLANAVTEYLKRSGVSSVAVNRFESVTGHGVTADYESETYVIGNRQLIDRQGVSLHEDVEKQVDGLYKSSKTVVFFANQRQLLAVLAIADPVKATSRQAVETLQRRGIAVYMLTGDNTQTAAAVASQVGIPQYRAEVLPADKAAFVQELQAQGNVVAMVGDGINDSQALAQADVSIAMGKGSDIAMDVAKMTLMTSDLTSVPKALQLSRKTVQTIRQNLFWAFIYNLIGIPIAAGVLYPAFGFLLNPMIAGAAMALSSVSVVSNSLRLRSIRL; encoded by the coding sequence ATGACCTGCGCGGCCTGTGCCGTGAGTGTTGAATCCACGCTTAAAAACACGCCCGGTGTCAGCGATGCGAGCGTTAACTACGCGAATCAGAGTGCGTCGGTACAGTTCAATCCAAAGGTCGTAACCCCAGAAGGATTGCAGACGGCACTTCGTTCTGTCGGGTACGATATGGTTGTCGATGCCGAGGACCCGCAGCAGGTGCAGCAGGAAGCCCAGCAAAAGAGTTACGAAGTGCTGAAAAAACGGACGATCTGGGCGGTCTTGCTATCAATACCCATCGTGCTGATCGGCATGTTCTTCATGGACTTGGTGCCGTTTGGCAACTACATCATGATGGCGCTGGCGGCACCGGTGGTGTTTGGTCTGGGACGCACGTACTTCGTCAATGCCTGGAAGCAGGCTCGTCATGGTAAGGCGAACATGGATACGCTCGTCGCGCTTAGTACGGGCATTGCTTTTCTGTTTAGTGCGTTTACGACGATTTATCCGCAATTCTGGCTGAATCGTGGGCAGCATCTGCACGTCTATTTTGAAGCGGCTGCGGTGATCATCGCGTTTATCTCGCTCGGTAAATTGCTCGAAGAGCGGGCCAAATCGAATACGTCGTCGGCCATAAAGAAATTGATGGGCCTCCAGCCCGAAACCGTACGGCTGATTGATGGTGACACCGAGCGTGACATCCCCATTGGGAACGTACGTGTGGGCGATAGGCTGCTGGTGCGACCCGGTGAGCGGATTCCTGTGGACGGAATGGTACAAAGCGGAGCTTCCTTTATCGATGAAAGCATGATCAGTGGTGAACCCATGCCGGTAGAGAAAACCGCTGACGCACCTGTCTTTGCCGGTACGATCAACCAAAAAGGTAGTTTTCTATTTCGGGCCGATAAAGTCGGGTCGGATACGGTGTTAGCCCGGATCATTCGGACGGTGCAGGAGGCCCAAGGCAGTAAAGCCCCTGTCCAGCGGCTTGTGGACAAAATCGCGGGTATTTTCGTGCCGGTCGTCTTAGGAATCGCTTTGTTGACGTTTGCCAGCTGGCTCCTATTGGGCGGGGATAATGCGCTGACAACAGCCTTGCTAACTTCGGTGACGGTGCTGATCATTGCCTGTCCCTGTGCGTTGGGTCTGGCTACGCCAACGGCTATTATGGTCGGTGTTGGAAAGGGCGCAGAAAATAACATTCTGATCAAAGACGCGGAGAGCCTGGAACTCGGCTATCGGGTCAATGCGGTTGTACTGGACAAGACAGGCACAATCACGGAAGGTAAACCCGTCGTTACGGACTTGCACTGGCTGGTATCGGAAGGGGAGCAGAAGCGCCTGGCTTCGATTCTGTACGCGTTGGAGGGTCAATCGGAACACCCACTAGCTAATGCCGTAACCGAATATCTTAAACGTTCGGGTGTGTCCAGCGTTGCGGTCAATCGGTTTGAAAGCGTGACGGGACATGGCGTAACGGCTGATTATGAAAGCGAAACGTATGTTATTGGTAATCGGCAGTTGATTGATCGGCAAGGAGTTTCGTTGCATGAGGACGTGGAGAAACAAGTCGATGGACTTTATAAATCGTCTAAAACGGTTGTCTTTTTTGCGAACCAACGGCAACTTCTAGCTGTGCTTGCCATTGCCGATCCGGTCAAAGCAACATCCCGTCAGGCAGTTGAAACCTTACAGCGCCGGGGCATTGCCGTTTACATGCTGACCGGCGATAATACGCAGACCGCAGCCGCCGTCGCCAGTCAGGTAGGTATACCCCAATACCGCGCTGAGGTGTTACCAGCTGACAAAGCGGCTTTTGTTCAGGAGCTGCAAGCGCAGGGTAACGTAGTCGCCATGGTTGGCGATGGCATCAACGACTCACAGGCACTGGCACAGGCGGACGTGAGCATTGCGATGGGCAAAGGCTCCGACATTGCGATGGATGTAGCCAAGATGACGCTTATGACCTCCGACCTGACTAGTGTACCCAAAGCGCTACAACTTTCCCGAAAGACAGTTCAAACCATCCGACAAAATTTGTTCTGGGCTTTCATTTACAACCTCATCGGCATTCCTATTGCCGCCGGTGTGCTGTATCCAGCATTCGGGTTTTTGCTTAATCCGATGATCGCCGGGGCGGCAATGGCCCTAAGTTCGGTATCGGTTGTCAGTAACAGCCTCAGGCTGCGCTCGATACGGCTCTAA
- a CDS encoding UDP-N-acetylmuramoyl-tripeptide--D-alanyl-D-alanine ligase produces MSIGMLSTAELYSKFQECTGVSTDTRKITADCLFVALKGDNFDGNQFAEQALTSGARYALVDDPTVAGRNPRCLLVADGLLALQDLARHHRRTLTIPVVGLTGSNGKTTTKELIAAVLSKKYRTYATMGNLNNHIGVPLTVLAINEQYEMAVVEMGANHQKEIELLCSIAQPTHGLITNVGKAHLEGFGGVEGVRKGKGELYDYLAQNARTVFINSRDTVLTAMYRERLKALRSETTFAEAIFYPGELVELIQESPVVIYRDATGHEVSTHLPGRYNFENMMAAVAIGDYFGISPEEANHAVADYNPTNNRSQVIHKGSNTILLDAYNANPSSMAAAIRQFAATPAKRKVVILGDMYELGSESEAEHAALGKLVAEGKFDIVILAGKDMKFALGWLPKAYYIPDKFSLHNWLMDHPMTDTHILVKGSRGMGLESVLPFL; encoded by the coding sequence ATGTCTATAGGTATGCTGTCAACGGCAGAACTTTATTCAAAATTTCAAGAGTGTACCGGTGTATCGACCGATACGCGCAAGATTACTGCGGACTGTTTGTTTGTTGCTCTCAAAGGTGACAACTTCGACGGTAACCAGTTTGCCGAACAGGCGCTTACTTCGGGAGCCCGTTACGCGCTCGTCGATGATCCGACGGTTGCCGGTCGTAACCCTCGGTGCCTGCTGGTAGCCGACGGTTTGCTGGCACTTCAGGACCTCGCCCGTCACCACCGTCGGACCCTCACCATCCCGGTTGTTGGCCTGACCGGTTCTAACGGAAAAACCACCACCAAAGAGCTGATTGCGGCTGTTCTGTCGAAAAAGTACCGGACCTACGCTACAATGGGCAATCTCAATAACCACATCGGCGTTCCGCTGACCGTGCTGGCTATTAACGAGCAGTACGAAATGGCCGTTGTCGAAATGGGGGCCAATCACCAGAAAGAAATCGAGCTGCTTTGTTCGATTGCGCAACCGACTCACGGGCTGATTACGAACGTCGGGAAAGCTCATCTCGAAGGGTTTGGAGGTGTCGAAGGGGTACGCAAAGGCAAAGGCGAATTGTATGATTATCTGGCCCAAAATGCCCGGACGGTTTTTATCAATTCCCGCGACACGGTGCTGACGGCCATGTACCGCGAACGATTGAAAGCCCTGCGCTCCGAAACCACCTTCGCCGAAGCGATTTTCTACCCCGGCGAGTTGGTCGAGTTGATTCAGGAGTCGCCCGTCGTTATTTACCGCGACGCAACAGGCCACGAAGTCTCAACGCACCTACCCGGCCGTTACAACTTCGAGAATATGATGGCGGCAGTGGCCATCGGCGATTATTTTGGCATTTCGCCCGAAGAAGCCAACCATGCCGTAGCGGATTATAACCCGACGAACAACCGCTCTCAGGTGATTCACAAAGGCTCGAATACCATTCTGCTCGACGCCTACAACGCAAATCCGAGTTCGATGGCGGCTGCAATTCGTCAGTTTGCCGCTACGCCCGCCAAGCGTAAGGTGGTTATTCTGGGAGACATGTACGAACTCGGTTCGGAAAGCGAAGCCGAACACGCGGCATTGGGCAAACTCGTTGCGGAAGGCAAGTTTGATATCGTTATTCTGGCGGGCAAAGACATGAAATTTGCCCTCGGCTGGCTTCCCAAAGCGTATTACATTCCCGATAAATTTTCGCTCCATAACTGGCTGATGGACCACCCCATGACGGATACGCACATTCTGGTCAAAGGGTCACGCGGCATGGGTTTGGAATCGGTCTTACCTTTTTTGTAA